A genomic window from Fusarium verticillioides 7600 chromosome 5, whole genome shotgun sequence includes:
- a CDS encoding geranylgeranyl pyrophosphate synthase: protein MIPTADPVLSFNPEALPPSALHMLSLSPKAMEKMSGISNPLMSPNAIPPRTSSTGIPTSLNATPTKPVLRPVPEGDWLSQKQLSPKAQMSNAGYGVMQAPNPPPDPERYAHEDLEFTAKRSWTDEKENVVRGPYDYVISHPGKDFRAQLIGAFNVWLDVPTPSLEVITRVVGMLHESSLLIDDVQDSSELRRGFPVAHNIFGVAQTINSANYIYFVALQELHKLNNPELITIFSDELVNLHRGQGMDLFWRDTLTCPTEEDYLEMVGNKTGGLFRLGIKLMAAEANGPSPTDCVPLVNLIGLIFQIRDDYMNLSSKEYSHNKGMCEDLTEGKFSFPVIHSIRTNPTNLQLINILKQKTSDTQIKRYAVAYMESTGSFEYTRKVLSVLIERARKMAEELDQGRGSTKGIQKILDKMAIQ from the coding sequence ATGATCCCCACGGCCGACCCCGTCCTCTCCTTCAACCCTGAGGCATTGCCCCCGTCGGCCTTACACATGCTGTCGCTCTCGCCAAAGGCAATGGAGAAGATGTCTGGTATCTCCAACCCACTTATGTCTCCCAATGCAATTCCACCTCGCACTTCAAGCACCGGCATCCCGACCTCTCTCAACGCGACACCCACAAAACCCGTTCTGCGCCCTGTCCCAGAAGGCGACTGGTTGAgccagaagcagctctcCCCAAAGGCACAGATGTCAAACGCTGGTTACGGCGTAATGCAAGCTCCCAATCCACCTCCCGATCCCGAGCGCTACGCCCACGAGGATCTCGAGTTCACGGCTAAGCGCTCTTGGACTGACGAGAAGGAAAATGTCGTCCGCGGACCTTACGACTATGTCATCAGCCATCCTGGCAAGGACTTCCGCGCCCAGCTAATCGGTGCTTTCAATGTCTGGCTCGATGTGCCCACACCGAGCCTCGAAGTTATCACCCGAGTCGTTGGCATGTTGCACGAGTCTTCGCTCCTCATCGACGACGTACAGGACTCGTCCGAGCTGCGCCGTGGCTTCCCTGTCGCACACAACATCTTTGGTGTCGCTCAAACCATCAACTCGGCAAACTACATATACTTTGTCGCCCTACAAGAGCTgcacaagctcaacaatcCAGAGCTAATCACCATCTTTTCCGATGAGCTTGTGAACCTCCACCGAGGCCAGGGCATGGACCTGTTTTGGCGTGACACTCTTACTTGTCCTACGGAAGAGGACTACCTTGAAATGGTTGGTAACAAGACGGGCGGCCTGTTCCGCCTCGGCATCAAGCTTATGGCGGCGGAAGCCAACGGCCCTAGTCCTACAGACTGTGTTCCGCTCGTCAACCTGATTGGTCTCATCTTTCAGATTCGAGACGACTACATGAACTTGTCCTCGAAGGAGTACAGCCATAACAAGGGAATGTGCGAGGATCTGACCGAGGGCAAGTTCTCGTTCCCCGTCATCCACAGTATTCGCACCAACCCCACCaatctccagctcatcaacatccttaAGCAGAAGACCTCGGACACCCAGATCAAGCGATACGCTGTTGCCTACATGGAGTCCACAGGCAGCTTCGAGTATACCCGTAAAGTTCTCAGCGTCCTCATCGAGCGGGCCCGCAAAATGGCCGAGGAGCTCGACCAGGGCCGTGGGAGCACGAAGGGCATTCAGAagattcttgacaagatggccATTCAATGA
- a CDS encoding hypothetical protein (At least one base has a quality score < 10) has product MAPPVKSADARRKSSTKASLIVTRKVSPDMLRALLAPDSIKEESPSKDFKANADSSTDAVSASGSQPPASNTNGDNASDSNAATPVPDATPADGTPAPSAMGPPTDGGKKKGVKRSAAGANGTIDGVPKPRGKPGPKKKPRLEDGTIDHSGSKPAGGHKLGPKANQGAINAGLRALDRSGKPCRRWAKGGFQLKSFTGVAWEIPRWVAPQKKAPESSAEDSTAASAEGSSKENKENGHESNSASNSNTANDVEMQSAPSNHASSPAPLAIAAAS; this is encoded by the exons ATGGCTCCTCCAGTCAAGTCCGCCGACGCGCGACGCAAGTCCAGCACCAAGGCCAGCTTGATTGTTACTCGCAAGGTGTCGCCCGACATGCTGCGTGCTCTGCTCGCGCCCGACTCTATCAAGGAAGAATCTCCCTCCAAGGACTTCAAAGCCAACGCCGACTCATCTACCGATGCCGTGTCCGCTTCTGGCTCGCAACCACCAGCCAGCAATACGAATGGCGACAATGCTTCAGACTCCAACGCCGCCACTCCTGTTCCTGACGCAACTCCCGCCGACGGGACACCGGCCCCGTCGGCCATGGGACCGCCTACCgatggagggaagaagaagggcgtcAAACGATCTGCCGCTGGCGCCAACGGTACAATAGATGGTGTCCCCAAGCCTCGAGGAAAGCCTGgccccaagaagaagccccgTCT GGAGGACGGAACGATCGATCACTCAGGTTCTAAGCCTGCCGGAGGTCACAAGCTTGGGCCCAAAGCGAATCAAGGAGCTATCAACGCCGGACTTCGCGCTCTAGATCGCTCAGGCAAGCCCTGTCGCCGATGGGCCAAGGGAGGGTTCCAACTCAAGAGCTTCACTGGTGTGGCATGGGAGATCCCTCGCTGGGTGGCACCTCAAAAGAAGGCTCCCGAATCCAGCGCTGAGGACTCTACTGCTGCATCAGCCGAGGGCAGCAGTAAGGAGAATAAAGAAAACGGCCACGAGAGCAACAGTGCTAGCAATAGCAATACTGCTAATGACGTGGAGATGCAAAGTGCGCCCAGCAACCACGCCTCGTCGCCGGCACCTCTTGCTATTGCCGCTGCTTCATAA
- a CDS encoding haloacid dehalogenase, type II encodes MGRTVIAFDLYGTILSTGSIAGELAELYGQDNAQSIAALARRYQLESTWRVTSMGTYRTFSDLTRWSFRQATKEIGVELTPEQEERIMDAYNGLDTFPDVDRALEKLAEHASIDPYIFSNGTKVMMTSSLDTCPTLSRVSNIFPHEKVVSIDPLKVFKPHPRTYEFMAETAGMKSQLDRVWLVSSNPFDITGAVSFGFKSAWIDREGKGWTDTLGCSLGLQPTVIASGVDEAVQVILRQSQELE; translated from the exons ATGGGGCGGACAGTAATTGCATTCGACCTCTACGGTACTATTCTCTCCACCGGATCGATAGCAGGAGAGCTGGCAGAACTATACGGGCAAGATAACGCTCAGTCAATTGCCGCTCTAGCAAGGCGATATCAGCTTGAGTCAACATGGCGCGTGACGAGCATGG GCACTTATCGCACATTTAGTGACTTAACGAGATGGTCGTTTCGGCAAGCTACGAAAgagattggtgttgagctcaCTCCGGAGCAGGAAGAGCGTATCATGGATGCATATAACGGCCTCGACACATTCCCAGATGTGGATAGAGCACTTGAAAAACTGGCAGAACATGCATCTATCGATCCATACATCTTCTCAAACGGAACCAAGGTCATGATGACATCGTCACTCGATACATGCCCAACTTTGTCAAGAGTGAGCAACATATTTCCCCATGAGAAAGTTGTCAGTATCGATCCTCTCAAAGTGTTCAAGCCGCATCCTCGTACGTATGAGTTCATGGCTGAGACAGCGGGGATGAAGTCTCAGCTTGATAGGGTATGGTTGGTAAGCTCAAACCCATTCGACATCACTGGTGCTGTATCTTTTGGATTCAAGAGTGCATGGATCGACCGTGAAGGCAAGGGCTGGACTGATACACTGGGATGTTCATTGGGGCTTCAGCCAACAGTGATAGCATCTGGCGTGGATGAAGCGGTGCAGGTAATCTTGCGTCAGTCGCAGGAACTTGAGTAG